Within the Roseicitreum antarcticum genome, the region TGGCCGAAAGCGTCGGCAATGCCAATGCGCGCATCCGCTTTTTCCGGGTCGCCTTCGGCGTCTTCAGCGCCGACCAGATGATGAGCGAGCGGGAAATCGGCTCGATCCTCAGCGATCTTTTCGCCGGGACCCGGCTTTCGGTAGACTGGGCTATCCCCGCGGCCCTGCCCCGGCAGGATGTCAAACTGGCCTTCTTGCTGCTTCAATGCATGGAGACTGCCATGCCATGGGGCGGGCAGATCAGCGTTACGCAGCAAGACGACCGGATCAAGGTGGCAGGTACCTCGGACAGACTGCGGGTGGAGGACAATCTGTTTGACGCATTGATCACCGGCGACGTTCCTGATGAGATGCGGCCCGCGCTGGTGCAGTTCGCCCTTGTGCCGTTGGAACTGGCTGCGCGCGACCGCGCGCTGACGATCTTGCGGGACAATGACCGGATTTCCCTGTCCTTCTGACAATACCACACGGGGCATCATGCGCCCCGCAAGCAAGACCTTGATCGCGGGGGTTTGCGGGTTGAGCGCCGGAGATATCGCGGGCGTCAACCCGTCATTGCACACACGGCATGGCGCGCAGCGTCACGCCCGGATAGTGCCGTCCCCGCGCACGCGATAGTTGAAGCTGGTCAACTGCTCGGCGCCGATAGGGCCACGCGCGTGCAATCGGCCCGTTGCGATGCCGATCTCTGCCCCCATGCCGAATTCCGCCCCGTCAGCGAACTGGGTCGAGGCATTGTGCATCACGATCGCCGAGCCCACCTGCGACAGGAAAGTCGCCGCCGTTGCGGCATCTTCGGTCAGGATCGATTCGGTGTGGCCCGATCCATGGCGCGCAATATGATCCATCGCACCCTGAACATCCGGCACACGGGCAACCGCAATCACCATATCCAGAAACTCCCGCCCGAAATCTTCCGGCTTCGCGGCAACCACGCCGGGCAGTTGCGTCAGCCCCGCGCCAGCACGCACCTCAACCCCCGCCGCAATCAGGTCGGCGATGATCTGCGCGCCCAACGTGTCGGCAATCGCATCATGCAGCAGCAGGCATTCGGCAGCGCCGCAAATCCCGGTGCGCCGGGTCTTGGCGTTCAGCACGACCGACCGGGCCTTCGCCGGGTCGGCATGGGCGTCGACATAGACGTGGCAGATGCCTTCCAGATGCGCGAAAACCGGCACGCGGGCCTGTTCTTGTACCAGCCCCACCAGCCCCTTGCCGCCACGCGGGATAATCACGTCAATATGCGCCGTCATACCCAGCATTTCCGACACCGCCGCGCGGTCGCGGGTAGGCACCAGTTGCACCGCAGTTTCCGGCAGCCCGGCGGCGCGCAGCCCTTCGACCATGCAGGCATGGATGGCGCGCGAGGAATGGAAACTTTCCGACCCGCCGCGCAGGATCACCGCATTGCCGGATTTGAGGCACAGCGCACCGGCATCCGCCGTCACATTCGGACGGCTTTCATAGATCACGCCGATCACGCCAATGGGGGTGCGTACCCGTTCGACATGCAGCCCCGCGGGGCGATCCCAGGCGGCGATGACCTGCCCGACCGGGTCGGCCTGACCGGCGACGTCGCGCAGGCCCTGCGCAATCGCGCCGATCCGGTCAGGATTCAGCACCAACCGGTCCAGCATGGCATCGCTGAGCCCCTTGGCGCGCCCAAACGCCAGATCCTCGGCATTGGCTGCAAGGATCGTGCCCTGCGCGGCCTCGACCGCATCGGCGGCGGCGTTCAGGGCGGTGCGTTTCTGGTCGTCACTGGCCACGGCCAACTGCCCCGCCGCCGCGCGCGCCGCCGCGCCGATTTCGGCCATCATTACTGCAATATCATCGCTCATAGCACCATATCATCCCTGTGTATCAGCGCAGCCCGGCCCGGATAGCCCAGAATCTGCGCGATCTCATTGCTGCGGTGCCCGGCGATCGAGCGTGCCTCGGGCGCGGTATAGCGCACCAGCCCTAAGCCCAGCGGGCCGTCGGGTCCGATAATCGCCACCGGATCACCACGACCGAAGGCACCCTCGACCAAAACCACACCCGCAGGCAAGAGGGATTTTCCCTGCGCCAGCGCCTGCGCCGCGCCCGCATCCAGCGTCACCGCGCCCTTGGCCTTCATCGCTGCGATCCAGCGTTTGCGCGCAGCCTGCGGGTCGCCCAATGGTGCGAACCAGGTGCAGGGCGCGCCATGGGCCATAGCGTCCAGCGGCCGCGCGACAGCCCCCGCCGCAATCGCCATGGCACAGCCCGCCGCCGTTGCGGTTTTGGCGGCCATCACCTTCGTCTTCATGCCGCCGCGCGACAGAAGCGACAGCGGGTCACCGGCCATTGCCTCGATCTGCGGGGTGATTTCGGCCACGAGGTCCAGCCGGGTCGCGGTCGGGTCCACCTGCGGGTTGCCGGTATAGAGGCCATCGACATCGGACAACAACACCAGCTGATCGGCGCCGATGGTCACCGCGACCTGCGCCGCCAGCCGGTCATTGTCGCCATATCGGATCTCATCCGTGGCGACTGTGTCGTTTTCGTTGACAATCGGCACCACGCCAAGCCCAAGCAGGGTTTCGAGCGTGGCGCGAATGTTGAGATAGCGGCGGCGGTTTTCCGTATCTTCCAGCGTCACCAACACCTGGCCCGCCGTGATGCCATGCGGGGCAAGGGCGGTTTGCCAGGCCTGCGCCAGCCCGATCTGCCCGACCGATGCCGCCGCCTGCGACTGTTCCAGCGCCAGCAGCCCGGGCGCCAGCCCCAGCACCCCGCGCCCCAGCGCGATGGACCCGGACGACACAATAACCACATCGGTTCCCCGCGCCCGGATCTGCGCGATGTCCTGCGCCAGCGCGATCAGCCAGTCAGACCGCAGGCGGCCCGCCTCGACCAGCAGGGCCGAGCCGATCTTGATCACCAGCCGCCGGGCTTTGTTCAGGTCAGGGGTGACGGTGCCGGGCGTGGTCGCATCGCCTGCGTTCAGGGTTGCCACGGGGCTTCCTCCACGGGCACCTCGCGCGCCTTGTCGATGCTGCGAATCAAGACGCGCAACAGATCCTGCACGCCTTCACCTGCGACGGCGGACACCTGATGCACCCGCTGCCCGGAAGCCTCGGCCAGGGCGGCCGTCTTTTCGGCACGGTCGTCGGCATCCATCGCGTCGATCTTCGTCAGCGCGATGATGCGCGGTTTCGCCGCCA harbors:
- a CDS encoding histidine phosphotransferase family protein yields the protein MTSKLDISALIGSRICHDLISPIGAIGNGIELLSMTSALGKAELALLAESVGNANARIRFFRVAFGVFSADQMMSEREIGSILSDLFAGTRLSVDWAIPAALPRQDVKLAFLLLQCMETAMPWGGQISVTQQDDRIKVAGTSDRLRVEDNLFDALITGDVPDEMRPALVQFALVPLELAARDRALTILRDNDRISLSF
- a CDS encoding glutamate-5-semialdehyde dehydrogenase yields the protein MSDDIAVMMAEIGAAARAAAGQLAVASDDQKRTALNAAADAVEAAQGTILAANAEDLAFGRAKGLSDAMLDRLVLNPDRIGAIAQGLRDVAGQADPVGQVIAAWDRPAGLHVERVRTPIGVIGVIYESRPNVTADAGALCLKSGNAVILRGGSESFHSSRAIHACMVEGLRAAGLPETAVQLVPTRDRAAVSEMLGMTAHIDVIIPRGGKGLVGLVQEQARVPVFAHLEGICHVYVDAHADPAKARSVVLNAKTRRTGICGAAECLLLHDAIADTLGAQIIADLIAAGVEVRAGAGLTQLPGVVAAKPEDFGREFLDMVIAVARVPDVQGAMDHIARHGSGHTESILTEDAATAATFLSQVGSAIVMHNASTQFADGAEFGMGAEIGIATGRLHARGPIGAEQLTSFNYRVRGDGTIRA
- the proB gene encoding glutamate 5-kinase; its protein translation is MNKARRLVIKIGSALLVEAGRLRSDWLIALAQDIAQIRARGTDVVIVSSGSIALGRGVLGLAPGLLALEQSQAAASVGQIGLAQAWQTALAPHGITAGQVLVTLEDTENRRRYLNIRATLETLLGLGVVPIVNENDTVATDEIRYGDNDRLAAQVAVTIGADQLVLLSDVDGLYTGNPQVDPTATRLDLVAEITPQIEAMAGDPLSLLSRGGMKTKVMAAKTATAAGCAMAIAAGAVARPLDAMAHGAPCTWFAPLGDPQAARKRWIAAMKAKGAVTLDAGAAQALAQGKSLLPAGVVLVEGAFGRGDPVAIIGPDGPLGLGLVRYTAPEARSIAGHRSNEIAQILGYPGRAALIHRDDMVL